The following coding sequences lie in one Montipora foliosa isolate CH-2021 chromosome 11, ASM3666993v2, whole genome shotgun sequence genomic window:
- the LOC137976203 gene encoding DNA excision repair protein ERCC-6-like: MVEVEETTKSLTRLSISHDPELSSVQDELKAKFNTLISKAKELSRQGNLEKALGLLEKAYTIRQSEKLQKKIEKLKEVIQKYKEEETENDDDDDEEGDQTWEVGDGFFLPAEMYKLLYPYQLEGIRWFWRLYKQSKGGILGDDMGLGKTVQVVTFLAGMFDAGLIKSALIVMPVSLLTNWEKEFNKWAPGIRVKLFHGSNKTEREKNLRKVQKKHGVCLTTYGLVVTCYENLGTTSNGNEFKWDYIILDEGHKIKNTTKTSKNIRLIPAKNHFILTGTPIQNNLREMWSLFDFVCEGKLLGTSRTFKQEYENPIIRARERDASAYEKRIGMEMSESLRKLIAPHFLRRTKAMVLESKKENTDETDNSTQSDDKKNSDVQARAPEQLTRKNDFIVWLCMSDTQQKIYGDFLTLERVKELLMSNRSPLVELNVLKHICDHPRLLSTLACEQLGLDEEDRLANLGSSSSADDDDEGSSFASQPKGRGVSETVLTQESCKMIFLVALLDNLKSEGHRCLVFSQSRKMLDIIQRVITHRGHKVLRIDGTVSKTDERQHLITTFQTDPTYSCFLLTTQVGGVGITLTAADRVVIFDPSWNPATDAQAVDRVYRIGQKKTVIIYRLITCGTLEEKIYRKQIFKVALMKQTTGVSKNPFRYFSRQELRDLFTLDDPYTSKTQMQLEQMHAQHRKTDEELNKHIAFLYSLDIFGISDHDLMYSQEAVDATELNTSPEKEAIQARVVRAQNLMAAEAKALKQLQPTDSNFHAKGLHQMMPISRENMSAKQKIQAKIDCEKYFIPQKQDTTRFQPGNSVKIPVPIHVPAGCVAEKSFKTPAPIHITEVVNLCTPSPVKTSPPIEIKPSLCSSPTAPDSHVSLAELEALNAEPEAEDSLETEFALLQIGKQDSSSSGLTTLADDLGNTYSCCPRRIHVSKNVNILKCECLMSHDELELYDTLVKNGRQLEEEGNTTEAVSKYIDALDLKSSDLQLQLKVLLLMRDVIDSSSFKMWQNIEL; the protein is encoded by the exons ATGGTTGAAGTCGAGGAAACAACAAAGTCTCTCACAAGGCTCAGTATTTCTCACGATCCGGAGCTATCATCGGTCCAAG ATGAACTTAAGGCAAAATTCAATACATTAATATCGAAAGCCAAAGAACTGTCAAGGCAAGGAAACCTGGAAAAAGCATTGGGTTTGTTGGAGAAAGCTTACACTATACGTCAAAGTGAGAAGCTTCAGAAAAAGATTGAAAAACTCAAG GAAGTGATACAAAAATACAAAGAAGAAGAAACggagaatgatgatgatgacgatgaggaAGGTGATCAAACGTGGGAAGTTGGTGATGGCTTTTTCCTTCCAGCAGAAATGTACAAGTTACTATACCCTTACCAACTTGAAGGAATCCGGTGGTTCTGGCGACTTTACAAACAGAGCAAAGGAGGTATTTTGGGAGATGACATGGG GTTAGGGAAGACAGTTCAAGTGGTAACATTTCTGGCAGGAATGTTTGATGCTGGATTGATCAAATCAGCTTTGATTGTTATGCCAGTGTCTTTGCTCACGAATTGGGAAAAAGAATTCAATAAATG GGCCCCAGGTATTCGAGTGAAGTTGTTCCACGGCAGCAACAAaacagaaagagaaaaaaatttgCGGAAAGTTCAAAAGAAACAtggcgtctgtctgacaacataCG GGTTAGTAGTAACTTGCTATGAAAATTTGGGAACAACTTCCAATGGAAATGAGTTTAAATGG GATTACATCATCTTAGATGAAGGCCACAAGAttaaaaacacaacaaaaacaagtaaaaatattaGATTGATTCCCGCAAAGAACCATTTTATTTTGACAGGAACACCCATTCAAAACAACCTCAGG GAAATGTGGTCATTGTTTGATTTTGTATGTGAAGGAAAATTACTGGGCACATCCAGAACTTTTAAACAAGAATATGAAAATCCAATAATACGG GCAAGAGAAAGAGATGCCTCTGCTTATGAAAAACGTATTGGAATGGAAATGTCAGAAAGCCTTCGTAAATTAATTGCACCACATTTCTTAAGAAGAACAAAAGCCATGGTGTTGGAGAGTAAGAAAGAGAATACTGACGAGACTGATAACTCTACTCAGTCAGAcgacaaaaaaaattcagacGTTCAAGCCAG GGCTCCTGAACAGTTGACTCGGAAGAATGATTTCATTGTTTGGCTCTGTATGTCAGACACTCAGCAAAAAATTTACGGAGACTTTTTGACTCTTGAGCGAGTGAAAGAG TTGTTGATGAGCAATCGTTCACCCTTGGTTGAATTAAATGTTTTAAAGCATATTTGTGATCATCCTCGCCTTTTGTCCACATTGGCCTGTGAGCAGCTGGGATTAGATGAAGAAGACAG GCTTGCTAATTTGGGCTCGTCATCATCtgcagatgatgatgatgaagggTCATCATTTGCTTCCCAGCCAAAGGGTAGAGGAGTTTCTGAAACAGTACTTACACAAGAGTCTTGTAAAATGATTTTCTTGGTTGCTCTGCTGGACAATCTTAAGTCTGAAGGACACAGATGCCTCGTTTTTAGCCAGTCCAGAAAGATGTTGGACATCATTCAACGAGTTATCACTCACAGG GGTCACAAAGTTCTTCGCATTGATGGGACAGTTTCAAAGACGGATGAGCGACAGCACCTTATAACCACATTCCAGACAGATCCAACATACTCTTGTTTCCTTTTAACAACACAG GTTGGAGGTGTGGGGATTACATTAACTGCTGCAGATCGTGTTGTGATTT ttgatcccagctggaatccAGCGACAGATGCACAAGCTGTTGATAG AGTTTACCGCATCGGCCAGAAGAAGACAGTCATCATTTACCGTCTCATTACCTGTGGCACACTGGAGGAAAAAATCTACAGGAAACAGATCTTTAAAGTAGCACTCATGAAACAGACAACTGGTGTGTCCAAGAATCCTTTCAG ATATTTTTCGAGACAAGAGCTGCGTGATTTGTTCACATTGGATGATCCATATACATCTAAGACGCAAATGCAGCTGGAGCAGATGCATGCACAGCACAGGAAGACAGATGAAGAACTTAACAAACACATTGCCTTTCTCTACTCTTTGG ATATATTTGGTATCAGCGATCACGATTTAATGTACTCTCAGGAGGCAGTGGACGCAACAGAACTGAATACCTCCCCTGAAAAAGAAGCCATCCAAGCCAGA GTTGTTCGTGCTCAGAATTTAATGGCAGCTGAAGCCAAAGCACTGAAGCAGCTCCAACCCACTGATAGTAACTTCCATGCAAAAGGATTGCATCAAATGATGCCCATCAGCCGAGAGAACATGAGTGCCAAGCAGAAAATTCAAGCAAAAATTGATTGTGAAAAGTACTTCATCCCTCAAAAACAGGACACAACAAGATTTCAACCTGGAAATTCAGTTAAG ATTCCAGTGCCAATACATGTTCCAGCTGGTTGTGTTGCCGAAAAGTCTTTCAAG ACTCCTGCACCGATACATATTACTGAAGTGGTAAATTTGTGTACACCAAGTCCTGTGAAAACATCCCCTCCTATAGAGATAAAACCTAGCCTCTGCTCAAGTCCAACAGCTCCTGATTCCCATGTATCATTGGCAGAGCTTGAGGCCCTCAATGCAGAGCCAGAAGCTGAAGACAGCTTAGAGACGGAATTTGCTTTGTTGCAAATTGGAAAGCAAGATTCGTCATCATCAGGTCTCACTACTTTGGCTGATGACCTTGG AAACACTTATAGTTGCTGTCCAAGGAGGATACATGTGTCTAAAAATGTCAATATCCTAAAATGCGAGTGCCTGATGTCTCATGACGAGTTGGAGTTGTATGATACGCTTGTCAAGAATGGAAG GCAACTAGAGGAGGAAGGAAACACTACAGAGGCTGTCAGTAAATACATAGATGCACTGGATTTAAAAAGCAGTGACCTTCAACTACAATTAAAAGTCTTGCTTTTGATGAGGGACGTGATTGACAGCTCCTCCTTCAAGATGTGGCAAAATATTGAACTTTAA
- the LOC137976204 gene encoding uncharacterized protein — protein sequence MRNIFDADDTDAVLLVDASNAFNALNRAAALHNTRVLCPTIATYAINTYRQPARLFIIGGQELKSAEGTTQGDPLAMSMYAISLQPLITRLHVSGSAKQCWFADDATGSGSLKDVRKWWDELSESGPALGYFPNAKKCWLIIKPDKEHAAMQVFGDTAINITSEGHKHLGAALGSRSFLEGYVGEKVEDWVNQVTKLAEFALSQPQASYAAFTFGLRHRWTYFLRTLPDITDLLEPLERAISEVLIPAITNHATTETERELLALPVRLGGLGLIDPVRASPKEYEASVRVTSPLVRQIVEQVHQTPDVSEVKTLQISARKEKDECMDERLKRVKTSLPTGTKRAVELATEKGASNWLTVIPIKDLNFNLNKREFRDAISLRYDWEITDTPKVCVCGDRFNVDHAMVCRRGGFIIQHHNELRDLEAEMLSMVCNDVEIEPVLQEINGETLNRGANRAPDARLDISARGFWERQRTAFFDVRVCHPNACSYRDLSPKEIYRQHENEKKRQYASRVMEVEQGTFTPLVFTTTGGMAEECKRYHSRLAELLAIKKGEDYASTVSWLRAKVSFAILRSALLCLRGSRGRRRNVDLQETDITIENVTARIS from the coding sequence ATGCGCAATATTTTCGACGCTGATGACACGGACGCTGTTCTTCTTGTTGACGCCTCAAATGCCTTTAATGCCCTGAACAGAGCTGCTGCGTTGCACAATACAAGAGTCCTATGTCCAACCATAGCTACTTATGCGATTAACACCTACAGACAGCCTGCGAGGCTCTTTATTATAGGCGGCCAAGAACTTAAATCAGCGGAAGGCACCACACAGGGGGACCCTCTCGCTATGAGCATGTACGCCATTAGTCTCCAGCCACTGATAACGCGTCTACACGTCTCAGGATCAGCTAAACAGTGTTGGTTTGCTGACGATGCAACGGGAAGTGGTTCCCTGAAAGATGTGCGGAAATGGTGGGACGAGCTATCAGAGAGTGGTCCGGCGTTAGGGTACTTTCCCAATGCAAAAAAGTGCTGGTTGATCATTAAACCTGATAAAGAACACGCTGCTATGCAGGTATTTGGTGACACAGCGATTAACATCACCTCTGAAGGTCACAAGCACCTAGGTGCAGCTCTTGGATCGAGGTCATTTCTGGAAGGGTACGTGGGCGAGAAGGTAGAAGACTGGGTAAACCAGGTCACCAAACTTGCAGAGTTCGCCTTATCACAACCTCAGGCGAGCTATGCAGCGTTCACTTTTGGGCTACGGCACCGATGGACGTATTTCTTAAGGACACTGCCCGATATTACCGACTTGTTAGAGCCTTTGGAGCGTGCGATAAGCGAAGTCCTCATACCAGCTATTACGAACCACGCAACAACTGAAACTGAGCGCGAACTCCTTGCGCTTCCTGTGCGCTTGGGAGGGCTTGGGCTTATAGATCCAGTCAGAGCCTCACCCAAAGAATATGAGGCTTCAGTCAGGGTCACAAGTCCCCTAGTAAGGCAAATTGTGGAGCAAGTGCATCAGACCCCGGATGTGTCAGAAGTAAAAACTCTGCAAATAAGCGCGCGTAAGGAGAAGGATGAGTGTATGGATGAGAGGCTAAAACGGGTGAAGACCTCTCTGCCGACAGGAACCAAGCGAGCTGTAGAGCTAGCCACGGAGAAGGGAGCATCGAACTGGCTGACAGTAATTCCCATCAAAGACTTGAACTTCAATCTAAATAAGAGAGAATTCAGAGACGCGATCAGTTTGAGATACGACTGGGAAATCACCGACACACCGAAAGTTTGCGTATGCGGGGACCGTTTTAACGTAGATCATGCAATGGTATGCCGACGTGGCGGGTTTATAATACAGCATCATAATGAGCTTCGCGACCTGGAAGCAGAGATGTTGAGCATGGTATGTAATGATGTGGAAATAGAGCCGGTCCTTCAGGAAATCAATGGAGAGACTTTGAACAGAGGTGCCAACAGAGCTCCTGATGCGCGCTTAGATATTAGCGCTCGTGGCTTCTGGGAGAGACAGAGGACTGCATTCTTCGATGTCAGGGTTTGTCACCCTAATGCATGTTCTTACAGAGATCTAAGCCCCAAGGAAATCTACAGGCAACACGAGAATGAAAAAAAACGCCAATATGCAAGCAGGGTGATGGAGGTGGAGCAAGGCACCTTTACGCCACTTGTTTTTACTACCACAGGCGGAATGGCCGAGGAATGTAAGAGATACCACAGCAGATTAGCTGAACTACTCGCCATTAAGAAGGGAGAGGACTACGCCAGCACCGTGTCCTGGCTAAGAGCAAAAGTATCGTTTGCTATCCTCCGCTCAGCTCTCCTCTGCCTTAGAGGTTccagaggaagaagaaggaaTGTAGACCTTCAGGAAACAGACATTACAATCGAGAATGTGACCGCCAgaatttcttag